In the Meiothermus sp. CFH 77666 genome, CGTTTTGACCCCAGGTTTTGACCCCAATAAACTTTTGACCCCTAGGCTTGCGCCCTGGGTTGCAGCAAGTCCTCCGGGTCAATCACAAAGCCCTGCCGTTCGTGCTGGAGCAGATGCCGGTACACCCCCAGGGTGATGTTCGGGTTGGCATGGCCCATGCGCTCGGATACCAGCTCGAGGGGTGCGCCATTAGCCAGCAGGTGGGAGCCGTAGCTGTGCCGGAGGTCATGCACCCGGACGTGGGGGATTCCCAGTTTTTTCGTAACCCTGGTCAGCAGGTGAGCAGGGGCCCGGTATTCCAAAGGCTTATCCAGGTTGTTCCCGGCGAATACCCACATGCCCTGGGGTGGATAGACCCCCAGCTTCTCCCTCCACCAGTCCCGGTAGGCCCTCAGCCGCTCCAGCGTAGCCCTGGGGATGGGTACAGTCCGGGCGCTCGTGTGGGTCTTGGGTAGGGTGATGCGGTTTGCGCTGTAGGCCCTGGATACCTTGAGCACCCCGGCCTCGAGGTCTACATCCTGCCACTGCAAGCCCAGGGCCTCGCCCAAACGCAACCCACAGGCCAGTATCAGGCGTAACGAGAGGGCAGTCCTGGGGTCACTGTGAGCATCCAGGGCGGTAAGCAGGGCCTGCACCTCGTGGAGCTCGAGGGCCCTCCCAGCTTTGGCTTTGGCCTGGTCACGGGGGGCTTTGATCTTCACCGGTGCTACCGGGTTTCTGTGGATGAGCTCCAGGCTCAGGGCTTCCTCGAAGATGGCGTGCAGCCGGGCTCGAGCCTGCCTTACGGTGCGGATACTGCACCGTTTGCCCAGGTCATCCAGTAGCTCACGGATATGGGCAGGGGTTACGTCTTTGAGGGGTCGGGCCCCCAGGGGGTCAGGGGCCAGGGGGTCTTTCAGGCTGGGCAGCACCAGGCCCAGTTCATAGCGGTAAGCCTCAGCCGTTCGGGGTCTGACCTCCTGGGTTCTGCGCTCGAGCCAGGCTTTCACAAAGCCCGTGACGGTCGTCCTGTCCCGGCTAAACTGCCCACGCTCGGCTTTGGTCTTGACCTCACGGGCCAGGCGCTCGGCTTCCTGGGCAGTGTTGCCGTAGATGGAGATACGCACCCTTCTCCCGTTCTCAGGGATACTCAGGCGCACTTCATAGCGGCCATCCTTGCGCTTCCTGGGTTTATTGGTCAGCCTGGGCATCCCGTACCACCTCGAGCACGTCATTAGGCTCTACCCGCTTCCCGGTGAGCTTTTCCAGGCCATTGATTACCTTAGCCAGGGTTTCAAAATCGGTGCGGATGAGCTTTCCTGAGGTAATAGCGTAGACCGTGGTCTTGGATAGACCGGAAGCCTTCCACAGGGCGTAGGCGCTCTTCCCGTGGGTGCTCAGGTATTGCTGTACTTTCCACCTCACCATCATCACCTCGATTCTGGGGCTTATACCCAACAATCCAATAGTACCAGTTAGCTTGACCTAGGTCAAGATACATGGTACTATTGGGGCGGTTAGGAGCTGAGCCTGAGAAACCAAGCCCCCAACCACTCACAGAAAGGAGTAAGCCCAGTGTACACCACCCACAACCTCCCACCCCAAGCCAGAGCGATTGAAACTGTGGCCTTCATGCTCAGTGCAGAGCTCAAGAACCTGCCCGAGAGCCTGGATGATGCCGCCCTCGAGGCCCTGCTTTCCTCCATCGAGGAAGCCCAGGCCCAACTGTCCCGGCTCAAGCGTGTGGCTGAGCTCGAGTGGAGCTATCGTCAGGTAGGAGCCTGAGAAGACCGGGGGTAGGCTCAACCCCTACCCCCACGAAAGGACACCCCATGAAGCGTTACCCCACCTTCCGCTTTCAGATTGACTCTCCCACCTCTTGGCATGAAGTGCTACTGGTAGCCCGAGAGCTCGGGCGACTGGTACACGGGAATGACATAGACATCGAGGGTATGAATGCCCGGCTCGAGGTTGCCCTGACCCCCACTGATGAGAAGGGCTTGGCCTTGTTGGAGCAGTTCAGCCAGGAGCTCGAGCACATGCTTGCTCCCTGGGGGGCGCAGATCGAGTAATCTCGAGCTCCCATAAGCGCAACCCCCAGGGCCAGCCTGGGGGTTTTTTATGGGCGACAAATTGCGACAGTTAGGAGTCGCACGGGTTGATACTCGTGTTCGACTTGGTGTTTTTATAGGCGAAAAATTGAGAAATTATCGCCAGACCGCTCCCCGGTACAGCGTCACCTCGAGGATATGAGCCTCGTCGAGCAGGGGCCAGGCGGCAAAACGCCAAAGTTGCAAGTTATTGTCAGTATGCGCCAAAATGCGCCGTTATTCGTCGTTTCCCCCACGCCCTGCAACCCGTCAGCCTCGAGCAGGGTGTGCAGGGCGGTAGGAAGATGGGGGTAACGGTTCACCGGCCAGCCTCTGCCTTTTTGGGGGCTACACGAGCGAAGGGCTCGAGCCGGTCTGGGGGCCAGAAGGCCAGAAGCTCCACCTCGCTTGCGTGGGGCCAGCCGTGCTCGAACCGGGTCAGCATCTCGACCAACCACCCCTCGTGGCTGGGGCTGCTCATCCCCGGCCATCTCGCGTGGGCGGCCAGGTCGTCTTCTTTGGGAACCTGCAAGGCCCAGTAGATCACCCGGCCATCTACCACAAGGCGAAGTTTGGGAGGGTTGATCCGTTGTAGCTTTTCCACAAGCCGGGGGGTATAGCGGATGAGGGTTCGCCAACGGTTCATCGTTTACCTCATCAGAGCTCGAGGATGTCTTCCTCCTCCTCACACCTATAGGCCCCTATATCTCCAGAACCGGGAACACCGGGAACAGAGGGTTTTTCCCTGTCCTGGACAGCGTTTTGGTTGTTCCCGGTTTTTGTTTTGTTCCCGGAAGCTTCCGGGAACACTTCCTCGGGGGTGGTGGGGGGCTGGGCCTGTTCCCGGAAATTACCGGGAACAGCTAGATTTCCGGGAACAGGTTTTTCGCCGTCCCGGACGGCGTTTTCTGCCTTGTTCCCGGTGTTCCCGGTTTTTGCGATATAAGACCCTAGGACATACGCCACTCGGTGGAGTTGCCCCCCAATACGAGCCCGGACGAGGTAGCGAACCTCCCCAGCCTCTACCTGGGTTCGGATGATGCCCCGCTCCCCCAGCCGCTTCCACAGGGTGCGAGGGGTTGGGAGGGGTTCCCCGGCATCGGATGCCAGCCGGTTGAGGGCGGCATAGGCGGCCTCGGGGTTGAGCAGCACGTCTTCACCGTTTAGCCACCCCACCTGTGGCCCCTGGGCCATCCACCGGCCTGAGGGAGCATCGGGATGACCGCTCAGGTTCTCCTGCCACGTCCACCCCCAGCGCTCGGGGTGGGAAGGCGGTTCGGTGGGCTCGTCCACACTGGCTAGGTGTGCCCGCTTGCTCTCCAACAGCCCCAGGAGCAGCGGGATGAAGCGCTCGGTTGGATCGGCGTCACGTTGGTAATCAGCCTGGGCCTGGGCTACCTGGGCCAGGGCGGTACAGACTTCAGCCTCGAGGGCCTCGAGCTCATCCTCGCTCAAGCTGTGGGCCAGGTACTCCCGTACCACCTTCCACACGGCGTGAAGGCGGGCCACCGCGTCGGTCGTCCTTCCGTGGGCAGAGGGGTACAAAGCCCGGAGCTCGCCCCGGTGCTGGAGCACCCGGTCACGCACCTCATCCAACCTCCCAGCCAGCCAGCGAATCCAGCCGGTGAGCGCGGAAGCCAGCACCCCTTGCCGTGCAGCGCGTTGAAGCTCTGTGGTCACGGTGTAGTCGAGTTCACCCCGGCGCAACTCGAGCACCAGCACCCTTGCCCTCACACTGTGGCCTGGGGGTAAGTCCTCCCCGGTGACAAGCAAACTCCCACGTGGGGGGTGGTCAGGGCGCAACCCTCCATCAGCCCTCATCCTGAGCCTTCCAGTGCTGTTGCCCTGACTTCTCAACAGGCGGGCGGCTTTGGCCTGAAGTTCCTTCTGCTTCCCCTCATGCCCCGTAGGAGCGTAGTCGTCTAGCAGCAGCAAGGCGTCTTTGGCGGTGAATGCCAACCCTTCCAAACTGTTCGCGGTAGCCTCCCAGGAAGCCGGGGGAGCCCCGGCATGCCCCCACAGGGATTGAAAGAGCAGGGCCAGGGTAGTTTTCCCAGCCCCGGTGGGGCCGGCCAGGTACAGACTCCCTTCAGGGTGATTGATGGGCGCGGCCAGGGCGTACAGGAGCAGCGGCCAGGTCAGCCCTCGAGGGGCAGCGTCCAGCAGGCTGAGCAGGGCTCGAGCGTCTCCCTGGGCAGGAGGCAGGGTGAAGCTGGAGAGGGCAGGGGGCAGGTCAACCTCGAGGCCCTCCACCGCTCCATCTGAGGTAATGCCCCCAGTCGCGTGCAGATAGACCCAGCGCTCCCCCAGCCGCACCCATCCGGTGTGGGCATAGACGGTGGCCCGGTGAGGGGTAGACAGGTATTGAATGGCAGCCCTGAGATGGTCTTTGGCCCCTTGCCCTGGGGTCACCACAGCCTGGGAGCCCCACTCCCTTGTGACCCAGTTCAAGGCGGAAAACTCTGCAGCCTTCACCCGTGCGGGGGGCAGGGGCTGGGCTCCCGCGTAGCCCTGGAGCTCGAACCACAGTTCGGCCTCGAGGCCATCAGACCGGCGAATCTCCCGCGTGATGACAGCGGCGAAGTTGGCCAGCGGGTAATAGGTCACCTCGGGTTTCTCACCGCGCTCCACCTTGCCGTGCTCAATCACCGCTCTGTGGATGCGGTAGCGCGGTTTCTCCAACACCAGCCCCCCACCGGCGCGGCCATCGAGGGGACAGAGGGGCTCTGAATCCTTCTGAGGGTCGTAAGGGTCAGAGGCATAAGCCCGCTCGAGGGTGACTTCCCCGTAGGTCTTGCCGTTGGCGTAGCGCTTGGCGTCCCACTTCTCCCGGTAGAGCCCGGATTTTCTGAACAGCGCGTCAGCCCGGCTCTGGTCGTTGCCACACCACCACATCAGGTCTCCAGCCAGGGCCAGGTCTGCTTCACTCGGGGAGGGGTAGCCGGCCCAGTTCCCCTCCCAGAGGGCGCGGATCCTGGACCCGTTCTTAGACCTGAACATGCGCTCGAGCAGGGCGCCATCATCCAGGTCTGTGGGCAGGGTGGGCCTGGGGGCAACAGCGGGCTTGACCCTGGGCGGGAAGATCTCCAGGAGCAGGGCCTCGAGCTCGGCCTGCCTGTCCTCCAAATCCTGTGGATACCCCTCCCACCGCTCACCCGTCACGGTGAAGTAGCGGCCCTGGTCGTAGACCTCGAGCTCGACTCCAGGGGCTAGCTCCTTCCGGTTGCCCACACCGGGGAGCAGGTAGCCCTTCAAGAGGATATGAGCCCCCTTCCGGCTGGGGCTCCACTCGGTGTAGCTGTTGAGCCGGTCTATGACGGCCTGGGCCTGGGGAGGAACCCCCTCCTCGGTGTAACCCTTCCAGTCCAGATCAACCCCGACGATGCCGCCATCCTGGGCGAACACGAACCCCAGCCCCTCCATCCTGTGGGTTTCCAGGGCGGTGAGGGCGGCCTCGAGCATCCCCCAGGTGGCGGGGTCGTTGGCTTTGGCCTTAGCTCGCTTGTGGGGGTGAGGGCGATAAGGAAGCTTGGTGCGTTTGCCGTCGCGCTCCTCGTACCTCCACACCACCCACTGGGGCAGGGTACGCAGGCTGGAGGGGATGTTAGCCAGGATGGGCTTAGACATGGGGCCTCCCCTTCAGCCGCTCGATCAGGCGGGAAGCCTCGAGCCGGTTCGCAACCTCATCGGTGTAGCCCAGAATCCGCAGGTAGCTCAGCTGCTTCTCGGTAGGGGGCTGGGTTTCCATCCAGCGTGTGACGGCCTCTTCAGACCGCTCCCGCTTGATTCGTTGCCGTTCGGCGAAGGGCAGCGACTCCCACCACAAGGCCCAGCGGGCCCCGGCTAAGAGGGCCTCGGGGTCGAACTCCGCCAACCACACCAGGGTGTGGAAAGCCTCCGAGCCCCAGCGCATACGGCGGCGGGCAGTCTCCAGGGCGTATCCCACCACCTGGTTAGGGTCAGCACAACCCTGACGCACAGCCGTGAGCAAGCAGTTGGCGGCGGTGGCCCGCTGGTTGTGGGGGAAGTAGGCGAGGAAGAACCCCCTGTCCTGTAGAATGGGCTCAGGGATATTCACAGCCCACCCCCTAGCGCTCCCCGCCAGCCCCGGCGGGGTTCTTGTTGGGCTCGAGGCCCAACAGGCGCTCAACTTCAGCCTTGGGAATCAAAACCCGTTTGCCGAGTTTGACAGCGCGGATTTGCCCATGCTTTACATACCTACTGAGACTATTGGTGTGGATTCCCAGCACCATAGCCGCCTCTTTGAAGCTGTAGACGAGTTTTTCCATTTGCTTTTCCTTGTGTTTGGTGCTTGAAGGGGACTTGGGTAAATAAGGCAAAAGAAAACCCCACGCACACACGTGGGGTGCGGGGGGTGCTCTCTGGGGTGGCCCTCGAGAAAGGGTGTGATGGGGCATATTCACTCCAAATGGAAAACCCCCACCGGAGTGGAGGTGCAGTTTGGCTAAATTAGCGTTATGTTAGCACAAAGTGGAGCAGAGTCCAAGGGGGGGGAGAAATGTGTTTTTGGGTTGCATGGAGTGCTATGCCCCCTCGAGTTTTGACCCCAATTCTGACCCCAATTGACCCCAGTTTTGACCCCAATATGGATGTATTCCATTGTGGCAAAAAGTAAGAAAAACGCCGTATTGATGGGGCTGAGTGTTATAAAAAGTGTCTAGTTGTTATTCTCCAAAAACTTCTCTTAATCAGTGGGTTGCAGGTTCGATTCCTGCACAGCCCACCAAGTCCAGGACGAAGAAAACCGGGGCTTTGAACAACCCCGGTTTTCGTTTTAAGCGAGATTAAAACCTCATTCACTAATGTTGCGTCATCCAACTTCAACAGAGCTTTGCCCTGGACAGAACAGTGACCACCGTGAAACTCGAAACCCAAGCACCCGTGGGCCGGGCCCGGCCCACGCGGGGGTGCGTAACCTGCGGCTAGGCCCAGACGCATCCGCGTTTTCGTGGGCGACCACGCCTGTGAAAGGCGCGATATGCGGCTCATGACCTGGTCTGAACTGTAACTATTCGGGAAGACTCTTTACGCCAGAGGGTCGGCAAATAACCTATCGAGACTCCCCACTCGGTGCTAGATTGAGGGCAACGAGCGTGCTATGAGAGTTTCCTACCGCAAGCTATTACAAAACCAAAGCCTTCTAAGTCTGCTGGCGTTACTTGTCTGGGGCGGGGTTTCGTTCCTCTACTTACCCGACAGCTACCAGGCTTTTAGCTTTCTTTTTCTGATCCCCTGGGTCTGGAAAGACGGGCCCCGGAGCATGCGCTGGGTGGTACCGCTGGTATTTGTCTACACGATTGTGCAGCATCTGTACCCCAAGTCCAGCCTGAGCTTAGATAGTTTGCTGGTTACCATGCTTCCAGGTCTGATAGCCCTGGGGTTTGTGGCCTGGTTGCGTGAACGGGATCGGCGCTCGCAGAAGGAACTCGAGGACTCGTTGCGCTTCATGCACTTGCTCGAGGAAGGCAGCCTGAACATCAGCACCGCCAACGACCCCCTGGAGTTAACCGAAAGCGCCATGACCGCCTTGCACAACCTGAACATCGCCCCGCACCTGGCTTTTGTACGCTTCCGCGAAGGTAAGCCGGTGGTGGTGAGCGCAAGGGGAGCCCTCGAGCGCTACCGCGGGCGGCACCTGCCGCAGCAAAAGTTGAGCACCCACGCTTCTCTGACCGATAGTTTTACTGTAGGCAACTACCTCGAGGGTATCCCTGAAAGCGCGGGCTGGTCTACGGCGGCAGTTCCAGTCTCGGCCCGGCAGAAGCGCCCCCTGGGGGTGGTGATCTTGGCCAGGGAGGGTAACAAGCCTTTCCAGTCCGACGAAAAGGCCATGGCCAACTCGCTGGCGCGGGTAATGGGGGCGCAACTGGGGCAGATGGAAGCCCTCAAGCACCTCGAGGATGCTTACGACGGTACGCTGCGGGCTTTGGGTCTGGCTCTGGAATTCCGCGATCACGAGACCCAGGGCCATACCAAGCGGGTCGTAGCCTGGGCCGACCAACTAGCCCAGGACTTGGGCCTGGATCCTTCAATGCGCAAATTTCTTCGTTGGGGGGCTTACCTACACGACATCGGCAAACTCTCCATCTCCGATCACATTCTCCGCAAGCCCGACAAACTCGACGAGGAAGAATGGGAAATTATGAAAAGCCACGTGGTCATGGGCTGGGAGATGCTCTCGAGGGTACCCTTCTTACCGCAAGAAACCCTGGAAGTGGTGCGTTATCACCACGAAAACTGGGACGGTACCGGCTACCCCGACGGCCTCAAGGGTCAGGACATTCCTATTCTGGCCCGCATCTTTGCGGTGGTAGATACCTTCGATGCGCTCTACAGCCCCCGCCCCTACAAGCGGGCCTGGAAACCAGCCGAAATTATCGAAGAGCTGAACCGGCTGCGCGGCAAAAAGCTCGACCCCAAGCTGGTGGACATCTTCATCAAACGCATCACTTCCCCCTCCGGTAAGGAAGCCATGGAGGTTGCCAACCCCAGCAAGGCCAATGTCAAGGCCTGAAGGCAGATAGTCCATAGCTCATAGCCCATAGTTGATTGCCAGGCCATACGCGACCCTAAACTCTAGTCGGGTTGTGTGCGCTTCGATTCGTAATTTCGGCAAGATTCTTCGAGCAGCACGAATCCCTTGTTGGGCACGCCCTGAACAAATCACAAGCTCCTGTAGCGGCCTCACGATAAAATAGCTGACCATGCAGCTATTTCCCCCGCTCTACGACACCCCCCTAGCAGAACTCTTTCACACTCGAGTCCCTGCGGGAGAGCCC is a window encoding:
- a CDS encoding site-specific integrase translates to MPRLTNKPRKRKDGRYEVRLSIPENGRRVRISIYGNTAQEAERLAREVKTKAERGQFSRDRTTVTGFVKAWLERRTQEVRPRTAEAYRYELGLVLPSLKDPLAPDPLGARPLKDVTPAHIRELLDDLGKRCSIRTVRQARARLHAIFEEALSLELIHRNPVAPVKIKAPRDQAKAKAGRALELHEVQALLTALDAHSDPRTALSLRLILACGLRLGEALGLQWQDVDLEAGVLKVSRAYSANRITLPKTHTSARTVPIPRATLERLRAYRDWWREKLGVYPPQGMWVFAGNNLDKPLEYRAPAHLLTRVTKKLGIPHVRVHDLRHSYGSHLLANGAPLELVSERMGHANPNITLGVYRHLLQHERQGFVIDPEDLLQPRAQA
- a CDS encoding helix-turn-helix transcriptional regulator: MMVRWKVQQYLSTHGKSAYALWKASGLSKTTVYAITSGKLIRTDFETLAKVINGLEKLTGKRVEPNDVLEVVRDAQADQ
- a CDS encoding DUF927 domain-containing protein, which gives rise to MSKPILANIPSSLRTLPQWVVWRYEERDGKRTKLPYRPHPHKRAKAKANDPATWGMLEAALTALETHRMEGLGFVFAQDGGIVGVDLDWKGYTEEGVPPQAQAVIDRLNSYTEWSPSRKGAHILLKGYLLPGVGNRKELAPGVELEVYDQGRYFTVTGERWEGYPQDLEDRQAELEALLLEIFPPRVKPAVAPRPTLPTDLDDGALLERMFRSKNGSRIRALWEGNWAGYPSPSEADLALAGDLMWWCGNDQSRADALFRKSGLYREKWDAKRYANGKTYGEVTLERAYASDPYDPQKDSEPLCPLDGRAGGGLVLEKPRYRIHRAVIEHGKVERGEKPEVTYYPLANFAAVITREIRRSDGLEAELWFELQGYAGAQPLPPARVKAAEFSALNWVTREWGSQAVVTPGQGAKDHLRAAIQYLSTPHRATVYAHTGWVRLGERWVYLHATGGITSDGAVEGLEVDLPPALSSFTLPPAQGDARALLSLLDAAPRGLTWPLLLYALAAPINHPEGSLYLAGPTGAGKTTLALLFQSLWGHAGAPPASWEATANSLEGLAFTAKDALLLLDDYAPTGHEGKQKELQAKAARLLRSQGNSTGRLRMRADGGLRPDHPPRGSLLVTGEDLPPGHSVRARVLVLELRRGELDYTVTTELQRAARQGVLASALTGWIRWLAGRLDEVRDRVLQHRGELRALYPSAHGRTTDAVARLHAVWKVVREYLAHSLSEDELEALEAEVCTALAQVAQAQADYQRDADPTERFIPLLLGLLESKRAHLASVDEPTEPPSHPERWGWTWQENLSGHPDAPSGRWMAQGPQVGWLNGEDVLLNPEAAYAALNRLASDAGEPLPTPRTLWKRLGERGIIRTQVEAGEVRYLVRARIGGQLHRVAYVLGSYIAKTGNTGNKAENAVRDGEKPVPGNLAVPGNFREQAQPPTTPEEVFPEASGNKTKTGNNQNAVQDREKPSVPGVPGSGDIGAYRCEEEEDILEL
- a CDS encoding helix-turn-helix domain-containing protein; this encodes MEKLVYSFKEAAMVLGIHTNSLSRYVKHGQIRAVKLGKRVLIPKAEVERLLGLEPNKNPAGAGGER
- a CDS encoding HD-GYP domain-containing protein — translated: MRVSYRKLLQNQSLLSLLALLVWGGVSFLYLPDSYQAFSFLFLIPWVWKDGPRSMRWVVPLVFVYTIVQHLYPKSSLSLDSLLVTMLPGLIALGFVAWLRERDRRSQKELEDSLRFMHLLEEGSLNISTANDPLELTESAMTALHNLNIAPHLAFVRFREGKPVVVSARGALERYRGRHLPQQKLSTHASLTDSFTVGNYLEGIPESAGWSTAAVPVSARQKRPLGVVILAREGNKPFQSDEKAMANSLARVMGAQLGQMEALKHLEDAYDGTLRALGLALEFRDHETQGHTKRVVAWADQLAQDLGLDPSMRKFLRWGAYLHDIGKLSISDHILRKPDKLDEEEWEIMKSHVVMGWEMLSRVPFLPQETLEVVRYHHENWDGTGYPDGLKGQDIPILARIFAVVDTFDALYSPRPYKRAWKPAEIIEELNRLRGKKLDPKLVDIFIKRITSPSGKEAMEVANPSKANVKA